Genomic segment of Streptomyces sp. NBC_01210:
TCCATGGTCGTGGAGTCTCTCGCCGTCGGGGTCTCCAGCACAGACGCGGAGATCGCCGACGGCCAGTCAGCCGGGGTGGTCGCCGCGGGCGGGCTTGTCCGCCTCACCGGCGTCGGCTCGCTGACGGGAGCCGGTCCGCGGGCGGCATCGAGGACGGGCTCGCCACGTGGGCCGTTCTGCGGAACCTCGCGGCCTTCGGCTCCGTCGATGCCGACCGCCGACACCACTACCTGGCCGCCAGGGAGTTCGCCCGAGCCGACCGGGGCCGGCTGGAAGGACTTGTGACACGTCGAGTCGCCCAGCGCGACATCGATCAGGCACTCGACCGGGACCAGACCGGCATCAAGGTGATTGTGGACTTCACGTCCTGAGGGAGTTGAACGACATGGCCAGGACCGATTACCCGCCGATCTCCGACTACGCCTTCCTCAGCGACTGCCACTCCGTGGCGCTGGTGAGCCGCGACGCGTCGGTGGAATGGGCATGCTTCCACCGCTTCGACGGGAGATCGGTCTTCGCCCGCATGCTGGACCGGGACCGTGGCGGCTACTTCCGCATCGCCCCGGTGGGACAGTTCACCACCACCCGTCGCTACCTGCCGGACACGAACGTGCTGGAGACCCGCTTCGACACGGCCACCGGAGCCGTCACGGTGACGGACTGCCTGCCGGTGCGCGAGGACCTCACCCACCCCGGCCGGGTCGAACGGCGGCCCCCGGACGGACTGCTGCTGCGCACCGTGCGCAGCGAGTCGGGCACAGTCGAGATGGAGCTGGAGTTCGCCCCCAGGTTCGAGTACGGGATGACCGTCCCGTACATGGAACTCACCGACGAGGATCTGGCCGTGGTCACCGGCGGCCCGGACTCCCTGCTTCTGCAGAGCGGGCTGGCACCGCTCAAGGTCGACGACCTCGGCAACTGCACCGCGCGGACTGCCCTGACTGAGGGTCAGGTCGCCCACGTGGCTCTCACCTACGCGCAGGCCGGGGCACTGACCATCGAGCGTCACTCCCTCGTCGACCTGAACGGCAGGCTGGCGGAGACCGTGGCGTTCTGGACCAACTGGGCCGCGCGGTGCACCTACCAGGGCCCCCACCGCGACGCCGTGGTGCGTAGCGCGCTCGTGCTCAAGGGACTCATCTACGACGACACCGGCGCCCTGGCCGCGGCCCCCACCACCTCGCTCCCCGAGGAGATCGGTGGAGAACGCAACTGGGACTACCGCTTCACCTGGCTGCGCGACTCCGCGGCGATGCTGGGCGCTCTGGGCGCCATCGGGTATCTGGAGGAAGCGGGGCGGTTCGGTGACTGGCTGCTGCGCACGACCGCGGGCCGGGCCGAGGACCTGCAGATCATGTACGGCATCGGCGGTGAACGGCTGCTGCACGAGGTCGAACTGGACCGTCTGGAGGGCTACCGCTCCTCTCGCCCGGTCCGGGTGGGAAACGGCGCGTGGGACCAGTTCCAGCTGGACACGTACGGCGAACTGCTGGAAGCGACGATGCTCCTCCTGAAGCTGCGCGGCCAGCAGATCATCGCCCCGCACGGTGCGCGGTTCCTGCGCGACGTGGTGGACCTCAACATCAAGCGCTGGCAGGAGCCCGACGAGGGTATCTGGGAGGTCCGTGGCGGGCGCCGGCATTTCGTCTTCTCCAAACTGATGGCATGGGCCGCCGTCGACTGCGGCATCCGCCTCCTCGGCATGGCCCCCGAGCTGGCTCAGGAGCCGGGGTTGCGCGAGCGTTGGGAGCAGGCCCGCCAGGAGATTCGGACGGCCTTGGAGACCAAGGGAGTTGACGCCAAGACCGGTGCGTTCCTCCAGGCGTTCGACCACGACGAACTCGACGCATCCTCGCTGCAGGTGAGCCTGCGGGGCTTCCTGCCGTCGAACGACCCCAGGATTCTCGCCACGATCGACCGGACGGAAGCCGAGTTGACCCGCAACGGCCATGTCTACCGTTACCTTGGGGCGGACGGCCTGTCGGGCGAGGAGGGCTCGTTCGTCTTCTGCACCCTGTGGCTGTCGGCCGCCCTGGCACGTGCCGGCCGCACCGAAAGAGCAGAGAAGTACCTCGCCGGCGTCCTGGACCGCGCCAACGACCTCGGCCTGCTGGCGGAGGAGATCGACCCCGACACCGGGGAGCAACTCGGCAACTTCCCCCAGGGGTTCAGCCATCTCGGCGTCATCTCGGCCGCACTGCACCTGGCCTACGCCCAATCCGGAGCCGACGTGCCCTGGCCTCCCCGGCGGTGGGGCACAGACGAGGACTGAGCCGCCCGGCGTGCTCCAGGCCTTTGCGGGTCGGAAGGGCAGGCCAAGGAGCACGCGCGCCGCGGACAACGCCGCAACCGGCAGTCATCCTCCTGGTACTCGGGGTCTCCGGATCGGGGCAGGACCACCGTGGGGTCGATCCGGCTGATTCCTCGGAGCGGACCGATGCCGGAGCGCTGCGTCTCCTCTCTCACCCAGGCCGGCAGGAACACCTTGAGGGACCCGCGAAACCGCAGACCAGAGCTCGGCGGCCGGCCCTCACGGCGCGGGCGTTCGCAGGGTTCGACGACCGCGCAGGAGCTCCGCGCACACGAAGGACACCACCGAGGCAACGACGAGGACGGGCATCTGCGCCAATGCATCAGGCCCCAGGAGCAGTGTCGCCAGAACCATCCCGGCGATCGGGAGGCGCAGTACCGCCGCGCCGGCTGCAGCCAGTCCCACAGCCAGCCCGGATGCCAAGCCGAAGCCGGGCAATGGAGAGCAGAGCACGGCCGCCGCCGCACCGATCAACAGTGCCGGAAAGACGGGTCCTCCGCGCAGGGCCGCCAACGAGAACGTCCAAGCGAGCCCCTTGAACACCAG
This window contains:
- a CDS encoding glycoside hydrolase family 15 protein, which translates into the protein MARTDYPPISDYAFLSDCHSVALVSRDASVEWACFHRFDGRSVFARMLDRDRGGYFRIAPVGQFTTTRRYLPDTNVLETRFDTATGAVTVTDCLPVREDLTHPGRVERRPPDGLLLRTVRSESGTVEMELEFAPRFEYGMTVPYMELTDEDLAVVTGGPDSLLLQSGLAPLKVDDLGNCTARTALTEGQVAHVALTYAQAGALTIERHSLVDLNGRLAETVAFWTNWAARCTYQGPHRDAVVRSALVLKGLIYDDTGALAAAPTTSLPEEIGGERNWDYRFTWLRDSAAMLGALGAIGYLEEAGRFGDWLLRTTAGRAEDLQIMYGIGGERLLHEVELDRLEGYRSSRPVRVGNGAWDQFQLDTYGELLEATMLLLKLRGQQIIAPHGARFLRDVVDLNIKRWQEPDEGIWEVRGGRRHFVFSKLMAWAAVDCGIRLLGMAPELAQEPGLRERWEQARQEIRTALETKGVDAKTGAFLQAFDHDELDASSLQVSLRGFLPSNDPRILATIDRTEAELTRNGHVYRYLGADGLSGEEGSFVFCTLWLSAALARAGRTERAEKYLAGVLDRANDLGLLAEEIDPDTGEQLGNFPQGFSHLGVISAALHLAYAQSGADVPWPPRRWGTDED